A DNA window from Pedobacter africanus contains the following coding sequences:
- a CDS encoding lysophospholipid acyltransferase family protein — protein MNFLSLLPLSILYIFADLAYYIVYYIVPYRKKVVRENLQHSFPDKPLKEIIQIEKKFFSYFMDMVFEMLKMHSISATEIKKRVRFTNLDLVEAHFNKDESVLACTGHYGNWELGTMALGLNLSKPAYVIYKTLNNQIFDNWFYQLRTRFGNRFIPMKQTLRSIAGTRNEANIYCFAGDQTPFWNETNYWINFLNQPTAVLLGLEKIALQTNRPIFYFKTKVVKRGYYEIDCIPLCLNPKETEGHQISDMQFDLLEKIIKEEPAYWLWSHRRWKHKPQSAGQ, from the coding sequence TTGAACTTTTTATCACTCCTGCCCCTCTCCATCCTCTATATCTTCGCAGATCTGGCTTATTACATCGTGTATTACATTGTCCCTTACCGCAAAAAAGTGGTACGGGAAAACCTTCAGCATTCCTTTCCAGATAAACCATTAAAAGAGATCATACAAATAGAAAAGAAGTTTTTCAGCTATTTCATGGATATGGTTTTTGAAATGCTGAAAATGCATTCTATTTCTGCGACTGAAATCAAAAAAAGGGTCCGGTTTACCAATCTCGACCTTGTAGAAGCCCATTTTAACAAGGACGAGAGTGTTTTGGCCTGCACGGGGCATTACGGCAATTGGGAACTGGGAACGATGGCCCTGGGCCTAAACCTTTCCAAACCCGCGTATGTGATCTATAAAACTTTAAACAACCAGATATTCGACAATTGGTTTTACCAGTTGCGCACTCGCTTCGGAAATAGGTTTATCCCCATGAAACAGACATTGAGGTCTATTGCAGGCACCAGGAATGAGGCCAATATCTATTGCTTTGCGGGCGATCAGACCCCCTTCTGGAACGAAACGAATTACTGGATCAATTTCTTAAACCAGCCGACAGCAGTGCTGCTGGGACTGGAAAAAATAGCGTTGCAGACCAACAGGCCAATATTTTACTTTAAAACAAAGGTAGTCAAAAGAGGATATTATGAGATCGACTGCATTCCCTTATGCCTTAATCCTAAAGAAACAGAAGGGCACCAGATCTCTGATATGCAGTTCGACCTTTTAGAAAAAATCATTAAAGAAGAACCCGCTTACTGGCTTTGGAGCCACAGGCGATGGAAACATAAACCCCAAAGCGCAGGACAATGA
- a CDS encoding glycosyltransferase family 2 protein: MTVPSVAVVILNWNGKALLEQFLPSVVQSQYPNLQIIVGDNASTDDSVIFTKVNYPEVKVMVNDHNYGFAEGYGKLLEQIEVDYYVLLNSDVEVPQNWIQPVIDVMEADAQIAVAQPKIKWQKHKEQFEYAGAAGGYLDLHAFPFCRGRLFDTVEKDNNQYNDQKEIFWASGAALFIKSKCWKEAGGLDPDFFAHMEEIDLCWRLKNLGYKIIYCPQAEVYHVGGGTLNSNNPYKTYLNFKNNLVIMQKNLPLADAYPRIFIRMSIDFIAWIHFLMQGKAQFAWAINRAHYDFLCSLSKNGAKRTAIQIPFLKHTGQYRSSIVWAYFIKKIRFFSQLGI; encoded by the coding sequence ATGACAGTACCCAGTGTAGCAGTAGTAATTTTAAATTGGAACGGAAAGGCCCTGCTTGAGCAGTTTTTACCCAGCGTAGTACAATCGCAATATCCTAATCTACAAATTATAGTTGGCGATAATGCTTCAACAGACGATTCTGTCATTTTTACAAAAGTGAATTATCCGGAGGTAAAAGTGATGGTGAACGATCACAATTATGGTTTTGCCGAAGGTTATGGTAAATTGCTGGAGCAGATTGAGGTCGATTATTATGTGCTGCTCAATTCTGATGTTGAAGTGCCGCAAAACTGGATACAGCCCGTAATTGATGTAATGGAGGCAGATGCGCAGATTGCAGTTGCCCAGCCAAAGATCAAATGGCAGAAACATAAGGAGCAGTTTGAATATGCAGGTGCTGCCGGAGGCTATCTGGATTTGCATGCCTTTCCTTTTTGCCGGGGCCGCCTGTTCGATACTGTAGAAAAAGACAACAACCAGTATAACGATCAGAAAGAAATTTTCTGGGCCAGTGGTGCGGCATTATTCATCAAAAGCAAGTGCTGGAAAGAAGCCGGAGGACTGGATCCTGATTTTTTTGCCCATATGGAAGAGATAGACCTCTGCTGGCGGTTGAAAAACCTGGGCTATAAGATCATTTACTGCCCACAGGCTGAAGTTTACCATGTAGGGGGCGGTACCCTGAATTCAAATAACCCTTACAAAACCTATCTGAATTTTAAAAATAACCTGGTCATCATGCAAAAGAACCTTCCCTTAGCCGATGCCTACCCGAGGATTTTTATCCGCATGTCTATCGATTTCATCGCCTGGATCCATTTTCTAATGCAGGGCAAGGCACAGTTTGCCTGGGCCATAAACAGGGCGCATTACGATTTCCTTTGCAGCCTGTCAAAAAACGGGGCAAAAAGAACTGCAATACAAATCCCTTTCCTGAAACACACAGGCCAGTACCGTTCCAGTATTGTATGGGCTTATTTTATTAAAAAGATCAGGTTCTTTAGCCAGCTTGGAATTTAG